The following coding sequences are from one Lipingzhangella halophila window:
- a CDS encoding TetR/AcrR family transcriptional regulator, which yields MGTRDRILDAAADIMRTDGVARATTKEIAKRAGFSEAALYKHFTDKPEIFVAVLHERLPQLAATLQRLQNQVGEGSVRGNLEDVVAAALAFYDESFPMLVGIFAERRLLEAHREGVRRLGAGPEYPNQALSAYLRAEQRHGRVRGEVDPNEVASLLFGACLQHAFFRHFSGAPEPAGAQNTASALVSVVAGGIEPAR from the coding sequence GTGGGCACACGCGACCGGATACTCGACGCCGCGGCGGACATTATGCGCACTGACGGCGTCGCGCGGGCGACCACAAAGGAGATCGCCAAACGCGCCGGGTTCTCGGAAGCTGCGCTGTACAAGCACTTCACCGACAAGCCCGAGATCTTCGTCGCCGTCCTGCACGAACGGCTCCCACAGCTCGCCGCCACCCTGCAGCGGCTGCAGAACCAGGTTGGCGAGGGCAGCGTCCGGGGCAACCTCGAAGACGTGGTCGCGGCCGCGCTGGCCTTCTACGACGAGAGCTTCCCAATGCTGGTGGGCATCTTCGCCGAACGCCGCCTGCTGGAGGCGCACCGCGAAGGGGTCCGCCGGTTGGGTGCCGGCCCCGAGTATCCGAACCAGGCGTTGAGCGCCTACCTGCGCGCCGAGCAGCGGCACGGGCGGGTGCGCGGTGAGGTCGACCCGAACGAGGTGGCGTCCCTGCTTTTCGGGGCGTGCCTGCAGCACGCGTTCTTCCGGCATTTCTCCGGAGCCCCGGAGCCCGCCGGGGCGCAGAACACCGCCTCCGCGCTGGTATCCGTCGTGGCCGGCGGGATCGAGCCCGCCCGCTGA
- a CDS encoding SelT/SelW/SelH family protein, which translates to MPSRAETRPVPLVRDNRGVTARTPRLEIEYCTQCRWLLRAAWLAQELLTTFESELGEVALVPGTGGVFEVRLDGDTVWSRAERSAFPELAELKREVRDRVAPDRGLGHSERR; encoded by the coding sequence ATGCCATCCCGGGCCGAAACGCGGCCGGTCCCCCTGGTACGCGATAATCGAGGGGTGACGGCGAGGACACCGCGACTTGAGATCGAGTACTGTACCCAGTGCCGCTGGCTGCTGCGCGCCGCGTGGCTGGCGCAGGAGCTGCTCACGACCTTCGAGAGCGAGCTCGGTGAGGTCGCGCTCGTTCCGGGCACGGGAGGCGTGTTCGAGGTGCGCCTGGACGGCGATACCGTCTGGTCGCGCGCGGAGCGTTCCGCGTTTCCCGAGCTCGCCGAGCTGAAGCGCGAGGTCCGGGACCGGGTCGCGCCCGACCGCGGTCTCGGCCACTCGGAGCGCCGGTAG
- a CDS encoding SRPBCC family protein, giving the protein MTTTPTGVLNRTAEGYNLVLTRTVRAPVEDVWASVTEPDRTARWFGPWQGEAGPGKTVRVQMAFEEQAPWCDLRIHACDPPRHLVVAMTDSADDWRMELNLSRTGDTTELSLAHRLATTDGIGEIGAGWEYYLDMLIASREDSPLPSFEEYYPAQKAYFENLKES; this is encoded by the coding sequence ATGACCACCACACCCACCGGGGTGCTGAATCGCACGGCCGAGGGCTACAACCTGGTGCTGACACGCACCGTGCGCGCGCCAGTCGAAGACGTGTGGGCGAGCGTCACCGAGCCCGATCGCACCGCCCGCTGGTTCGGCCCGTGGCAGGGCGAGGCCGGGCCCGGCAAGACGGTCCGGGTGCAGATGGCCTTCGAGGAACAGGCGCCATGGTGCGACCTGCGCATCCACGCCTGCGATCCGCCCCGCCACCTCGTCGTCGCGATGACGGACTCGGCGGACGACTGGCGCATGGAGCTGAACCTGTCCCGAACCGGCGACACGACCGAGCTGAGCCTCGCCCACCGGCTGGCGACCACCGACGGCATCGGTGAGATCGGGGCAGGTTGGGAGTACTACCTCGACATGCTCATCGCCTCGCGCGAGGACTCGCCACTGCCGTCCTTCGAGGAGTACTACCCGGCCCAGAAGGCGTACTTCGAGAACCTGAAGGAGAGCTAG
- a CDS encoding GNAT family N-acetyltransferase — MIEVRTAHTADLDAGTLSAARSLLDDAFAGEFTDLDWEHALGGMHALVWQGSELVGHGAVVQRRLSHVGRALRAGYVEGVGVRPDQRRRGHGAAVMGALERVVRGGYDLGALSSTEEALGFYAALGWKLWLGPSSALTPDGVVRTQEDDGGIHVLPGTVALDLTGELTCDWRDGDLW; from the coding sequence TTGATCGAGGTGCGCACCGCCCATACCGCCGACCTGGACGCCGGCACGCTCAGTGCGGCGCGGTCCCTGCTCGACGACGCGTTCGCCGGGGAGTTCACCGACCTTGACTGGGAGCACGCCCTGGGCGGGATGCACGCCCTGGTCTGGCAGGGAAGCGAACTCGTCGGCCATGGTGCGGTGGTCCAGCGGCGGCTGTCGCATGTTGGCCGCGCACTGCGCGCCGGCTACGTGGAGGGGGTCGGTGTGCGACCGGACCAGCGACGCCGGGGGCACGGCGCGGCCGTGATGGGCGCGCTCGAACGCGTCGTGCGGGGCGGCTACGACCTGGGTGCGCTCAGTAGCACCGAGGAAGCCCTGGGCTTCTACGCGGCACTCGGGTGGAAGCTGTGGTTGGGGCCCTCCTCCGCGCTCACCCCGGACGGGGTCGTCCGCACGCAGGAGGACGACGGCGGAATCCACGTGCTGCCCGGGACAGTGGCGCTGGACCTGACGGGCGAACTCACCTGCGACTGGCGGGACGGCGACCTGTGGTAG